From the Juglans microcarpa x Juglans regia isolate MS1-56 chromosome 7D, Jm3101_v1.0, whole genome shotgun sequence genome, the window taaaaaatttatcatttgaCCCTTATATTTTCCATTCGTTCTTCTGCTATGTACTTCCAAGGGTAAGATTGTTGTTGTGTTGCTTATCATGAAAAGGACACAGGAAAAGTAAGATCATTGTTGTGCAGACAAAATTTGCCAACCCAATTGTTTTCTGGTTTTGGGTTATGACCTATTAGGAGATCTTCAGGCGTTATTTGTTGTCACATTACCTAGTGGAATTCCTATGCATGAAATGTTATTTACACTCAATCAAGCATTCTCTTTTGAATtggcttttatatttatttaaagttaCTTTTCTAATGTAATTTCCAGTATAgcttatacttataaaaaaaaaattccagtaTAGCTTATTATGTTAGTGCAATGTTCTCTACTTTCTTGGCTCGTATGATTGGACGGATCTATACAGGATTGATTCTCTTTCTGTATTACCTGCATCCTTTGGAGCCCAAGACGCGTATAAAATTTTGTCCCTCTGTCCCTCTGTTCAACTGGCTCTCAAGGTGCATTCTTGATAGCATGCAAGCTTATTGATCTAATACTTATTTTGTTAAGTCATATGATcatctgtttttgttttatttgcagTCAAATAGAGCACTCATTTTTGGGGAGTCCTATATATTTAGCAATGGATTTATCAAGGTATGACCCTCGAAATATATTATCGAGTTGTTAGTTTTGTGAACCTGCAGAGATTTCTGGTTGGATGAGTTCATTGGACTAGCATGTTTGATGGGATAATCGCATGGTTATattggctctctctcttttttttttttttgtttttttttttttgggggggggggggggggaagaatAATATTCAAGAGTTCAAGAGTTTTATATGTGTTTGTGTTGTGTTATAAATTTACATGTAGCTGAGATTTTTGGCACGAAAAATAAACCACATATTTGCCATATCAGCAATTCAAAATATTCTTATAGAACCCTGTAGCTCAATCCACTTGATTGAAATGATTTCAACAGCTTTCCTTCTTTGCTTCTAAAAGCAAAATACCTAGGATTTTTAAGTAGTTGAAGAAAGCTAACATTGATATTAATTTTGTGTCACAAAATACTGATTCGCACTTTTGTCACGTTGTTGGTTAGGGTGTATACGATTGGATGGAGAAAGAGATGGAATCCTTCAGTGTTTCAGGTTCTTCGGGCATCGTGCTGTCTGATGATTCACACTTGGTTAACATCGCTAGAGTTGGAAATGACTCGGGCAGGGTAATTGAGTCAAATGAGACTGGTAATGAGCCTGCTAGTAGCAAACAGCCTATCGAGAAAggaccaaaaaagaaaaagggaaaatctGCAGCTGAAAGTGGTTCTGATAACCAGGAGTATGTTCCTACAAAATCTAAGAAAAGCCAGAGGAAAGGCAAGGATTCATCTTCCTTACCAGTATCAGATTCAAAACCAGGTGCTAAGAAAGAATCAGTTAAGATAAAAGAGGAAAATCTCAGCGTTCCTTCAGAAGAATGGGTAATGCACAAGATTATGACACTGGTTCCTGATTTTGAAGAACAAGGTCTATTGTTTCTGACTTTAGTTCTGTTTAATGCtgccaatcaaaaaataaagttctGTTTAATGCTGAATATCGAAAGAATGTTGCATCTATTTCATACTCAATTTTGACAGATGCAATGGCCTGTTTGTAGGTATAGATGACATCGAAATAATTCTCAGACCTTTAGCAAAACATTTAAGACCCATGTTAATCAACTCATGGAAGGAAAGAAGGAAGTCATTATTTACAGAAAACGCGGAAAGATTGAAACGCTTGCTCGATAATTTACAAAGAAAACTCGATGAGGTTAGTGCAGATACAATGGATGTTTTAATGCATTTATTGTATCAGCTCTCTGGTATTTTAACTTTTCTATAGGGTACTTTTTTAGTTTGTTGTGCTGCATAACCTGTATGTATGTGTTTAACTTCTTGTTCAAGAATTTCGAATTTGTAACAGTTCTGAATTATAAGCTGTCTCATTGTATTTATTGTTTCTGGCAGTCTTTCTTAAACATGCAGCTATATGAAAAAGCTTTAGATTTGTTTGAAGATGATCAATCAACTTCGGTAAGCTTTTTTTCATAATGATCtacatttttaaaatgttacttctttttataagtatttgtaacattttttaacatgctaatttttgttatgaaatgtgtagaagaatactaatttataataacagGTTATTTTGCACCGGCATTTATTAAGAGCAACAGCCGCTCCCATTGTGGATACACTCTTACATGACTTGGTACCACTTGCTGAATATTTTGTTCTGAGTTTATAGTTTACTTCTGTTGTGGTTTTATTGACCAAGATATTTGATGAACTGAATGATTAAATATGGTGATTTTTCTCCAACACAGGACATCCACAACAAATTGCGGAATGGAGTTGAAGTTGAGGAAGCCCGAAATTCAGAATCCGGCTCACTTAGTCCTGGAGAACGAAGTGCTCTTGTACGAAGAAGATCCACTTCCTGATAAATATTTCtataattagtattttaaaatttctgttGCAAATGGTGGATCTTTGGCCTTCGCTCAAATCTGTCATTTTGGAAGAATACCTGTTCTCCTTTTGGTTTTTGCAGGCAAAGAGCTTTCCAGGATCTCTGTCAAATATGGCTTTTGCGGTGGTTGACGCTTTGGAAGGAAAGGTCTGTTCTTGTTTGTTAGAAACACATTGTTTCAACTACTGGTGTCCATTGTCgtacaaaaaaaatgttctgctttgttatattttaatagtagTCTGTTTCATTCCCTTTCTTAACCTGTATTTTGATTACAACAATGAATCTATAATTGGTcacaaatttgaagaaaaatgcagTCAAGTTCTGCTTTCATTTCCCGAAAACATTTTCTTGAGTTGTTTGcacattcttattttattataattttacacAATAAGTTACGCAGTTGGACCCAATCACAATTCATGGTTTGCTATCTTCGGTAGCTGTTCCTTATTCTTCTGTTGTAATTTACGTGGAAAAGTTCCCGATTAGTTCATCTCTGAAGGTTGATCATCAAAGCAAGAAATAATTGGAAATTTGGGAATGTTTTGTCTTTTAGAACAACTCTGGTTTGTTTAGTTACACTTCCTTGAGTGTTGGATAATTAATAATGTTGGACATTTCCCCATTTTGCactatttcatttatttatattgaacacaGCTATGATTTAAAAATTGGAATGTTTGATGTGACAGCGGGTAGAAACATTCATGGATGCATTTAGAGCTCTTGCGGAAGAAAGGTACTTATACATCTTTTATTTTAGTGTAACTATGATTTCCGTATGTGGACTATGGAGCATTAATATTGCATACAATTAGCATTAACATTTGGAGCTTTATTTTTTCCAGTGGATTAGTCTTGAAAAAGCTTGACAAGAAATTGGAAAGAACACTTCTGCATTCATATCGCAAGGTAATCGTGCTTTCAGTTATATATGGAAATGCCAAATTTATTAATGTTAATAAATGGGTCAGTTGCAATCTAGGGTCTGTTGTTGGCCATTATGCAAAAACTGATTTTGTGTCCCAGAAAGTGATTTTGGAACAATTGTCACATTGGAATTTGGTATACGTAGATTCTTTGTGAAACAAATTGATCCAATTTTACTTTTTGCACTGGGTTACTAAACACTCATTTTCAACTTTAGTGGGAGGTGGCAGGCCCACTTCAAATTCACTTTTAGAAAGTAAAACACTGACAAAAGAATCCTACGTATTGAATATCTTATGGCTGTAATATGATGAAGATGCTGATATTTCGTGCACCATCAAGTACGACATTATCTTATTTTACAGTTCACAAAGTATGAACCAATTTCAAATTAACTGCATTTTCATCTTGCTCGTgttataaatctaaaactctATTTTTAGTAGTTGATAACTTGTAATAATGTTAGGAAACAATCAGCTAAAGCATACTAGGTTCAGGCTCAATCCACCCCCAACTCCACTCCACCTGTCTATTTTCCCCACCTAATCTCTGGCAAGTAAAACTTTTTGTCAATGATTGGGACGACAGAGACATGTGGAACTTTGTCCCAGAGGATAAACTTGTTGATGGGGAACTCAGAATGAGTCTATGATTTTATGGCTTATAGAGCTTATTTCTCATGTGCTCTGTATCATTATTATGTTCAGGATTTAACATCTCAAGTCTCTGCTGAAACTGACCCAGTTTCTCTTCTGCCAAAAGTCATATCTTTGCTATATATACAGGTCagttaacttatttttatatgttaccATTCATTGTTCTCTGTTACTAACGTTACTTTTCTCTTGAATAGATTCACCATAAAGCTCTTCAGGCCCCTGGAAGGGCAATTTCTGTTGCTGTTTCCCGGCTGAAGGTATGATAATATTCATCACAAGAGAAGatgcttttataatatattcttgTCTTTGAGTGCGACTGCAAacctttcatatatatttttagtaacTATCATTAGGAAGCCTTGAAGAGGAATAAAATTTAACCTTCACATGAGGAAAACATGGATGGTGGAAAAACTGAGATGATAGACTTGGTTAAGATGGTCAAAGTGTTGCAAGTATCTGATTAGAAGATCAATGGACTAAAGGTGGTTACTTGAGTTAACAGTGTAGAAGGAGAAAAAGACTACTGGTAGAGTCGCTTTAGTGGGTACCTATTCTGTGAATGACTTCACTGGGTGGCATCCAGCTTATGTGTGATAAGTTGAGATGTCAGAGATGTTAACAAACCGTAGATAAGATCTGAAAATCTGCCGCTCTCTTTTTTTGGCTAAAATATGATTGCAAAAGGCGGTGATTCTGGAATATTGAATATAATTGCCATTAATTTGTAGAGGTTGTGTGGCTATCAGTTCTGGGAGGAAGCGTGCTGCGTAGTTTTTAGGTGCAGATTCTGTTGGCATGTCTTTTTACTGGAATTTTAGGGTCAGCACCCGTCTCCTGGATCAATTTGTGAACTTTACTTTGGATTTGGAATTCAGATTTATACATAAGTGGATCATTCAGCCTATCATTTGTGTCAATGATGCCAATGGTTTGGACCAAATAGGACCTCCTTCTGCTCATAAACAAGAGGTGAAATTTGAACTTGTCTTCTATCATGAGTTgtatttacctataaaaatttattatttaaaaaaatgcaaatgatTTGGTAGTCTGTACAAAAGAGCCTGTGAAATTGGCTGTGTACAAAAGAGCCTGGGCGTGTACAAAAGTGCCTGTGAAATTGGCTTGTTGTGCAATGTGCGTGGTAGTTGGCACTGATGAATTTCAATGGCTTTTTCTGCAACATACGAGTATTGCTGATGAAGGGCAAAATTTTCCAATCTGTGGTCAGACCGTCGTTTTGGATGGCCAAGGATACAAGGAGTCTCCCTCTGAGATTTTCAAGGCTCATTTTGATAGCTTCAATAAGGCAGCCACCACTTTACCTATCTTCGgattataagatttatttgtcCATGCATGAAGAATCAATTCCCTAGAATTTCTGCACACAGCAGCTGGTACCAAAACTGTTATTGCAGAACACAATATTAATTGACTTTATAGAAGTCTTGGAAAGGAGGAAAGCAAGAATGGTCAGGTTATGATGTTTTTGGTTTTCCATGCCTTTAGGTGCATTCAGTCCAATCTTTTCATCAATTGCCTTGCTCCTTATCAACCAGATTATATCTATCACAATAGCTGAAATTGGATGGAATGGTTCACGTCTTTCTGGATTACGTTGAGGGTAGGGTTTGGCTTGATGACTAGCCTAACACACATACTTGAGATTGGCCAACAGCCAGTTTGATTCTTGCAATGGTACCCTTACGAAATGACAATTCAGAAATAAATGCTCATGGGTTTCTTCTTTTGTGTTGCATATGGGACTGGCCGATGAATGTTCTtctggagaaaaagaaaagaatgttgCAATCTTGCTGTGGGTCGGCATGATATTCTAAGCCACTTTCTGTAGCATATATTTAAGTCAGTCCTGAATTCTAGCCTCCCTTAGCATTTTCGGTTCATATTGTGTTGACGGTCCTGATGATATGGTTTGTCGAAGGTTGTAGGCTGATTGTACTGAAAATTTTCCGTCCGTGCTTATGTTTTGTGAGTCCCTGAGGAAGATGGATGTTCAGGATGTTGTTGGTATTGTCATGGTCAATCAGACTCTTACTTGATGCACTCCCCAATGTCTAGCGTTGTTTGTGATGGGACCCAAGAATCTTCCGAAGTGCTTATAGAAGAACTGTCTTGACTTGAAGACAAGTACCTTTCGCGAGGAGATCTCTTATTCTCTTGATGCCCTTATAAATCCATAAATTGTACTGTTTTGTTGGGCTCTTGGAATTGTTTTGTTAGTAGGTTTCTTCCCCAAAGGTTTGGACCTGTCTTCAGTTACAGTTTGTTTGGACGCATCATCATAGTTTGGAAACTAGAGCCCGATTGATATACATTTTCTTCATGCCAAAACCCCTGGCTTTTCTAGGTAAGCAGATTGTATCCCATGCTTAGTGGTATAGTGCCATTTCCCCATCATAAGTTTTTTAACAGCCAATCTGGAAATGACCTTCACTTCCCCACTTGTGATCTTCTTTTGAACTCtgcttttatttcttcaaaCACCAGCTTTTGGGATCTGTGCATGAAGACCGGGAGTACTGGATATCAAATTAGAacttgtataatttttagtgggccaagacattttagaatttaaatccTGTGAAACCTACAATGAATTTGACCCACTGAGACAGCCCCAGGGGGTCTTATGTGCTGGGCTAGGTTGTAGGTACTAACTACCAACCATGCTGTTAACTGATGGTTTTTAACCTTGTTAGTCTTACTTGAAACATTCTCTGTTATTGGGTTCTGTAAATGTCTTTCCCATAACCGTGTATAAATTTTCCAGGAGAAAGTAGATGATTCAGCATACAAGATCTTAACAGATTACCAAACTGCAACGGTGACACTTTTAGCACTAATATCGGCTGCTACTGGCAATGTGAGTAAATGTGCATTTCGCTCATTAGATTCTTGATTTTAGTAGATCTGCATTGTTACAACTAAACCATATAAGTGGGGCTTGAGAAACTTGTTCTCTTGGTCGTGCTTTAAAATAGATCTCCACGGTTAGGAGCTAAAGAGATATTCAATaagtagatttattattaacGTGATAAACTAGGTTTTCTGTACTGATATTATATTAGGCTTCAgacatatttttcttatttgagaGCAGTTAAGATCCTAAAATGTTTATTTTAGGTTTTGGTCTCTTGCTAATCAACTTCTGCGTTTGTTAGGAAGAAGATGACTGTTCATCTGATAGAATTTTGACTAAAAGGGAGCTCCTGGAGAACCAAATGCCAGCATTGAAAGGCCTGGTTTTGAGCTCCTAACAATCCTCTGACTCGCCATGAAGTCAATTTTCTGAAGGCCAACATGAagtctcctctctctctctctctctctctctctgaagcatttatattttatagggATTTCTGCgaaactataaattataatttggatTTAGTTTCATTGTTGTTGGGCCTACGTCTTTTATATTGCTATATATGGTATTCCTATTGCGCTATCAATCCATAAGAGTCAATATATTTCTCATGGAAATATAGGTGTATCTTCTAAATTTTGTGGTAAGGAAATTTTTGGGTCAGTAAAGGCATCCAATCAGCAAGATAATTATATGTTGATAACGTGTTCAAGGAGGGTACGGTTCAGATGCGAGTAACTTCAATGACTGCACTCAATATGCACTCGACCCACATGCTACCACAGGCATTATTTGAAgtgattttatcatttatcaactttatttttaagtttttccttttcttgaaaTAAGTTGGAAGTTCAAATATGTTGCTAAAAAATCACCACACCCACACATGACTGACTGTTCAACCAACTCCAATTGTCACACTCCACTAACCCCACCAATTTTCACGTTTTACTCCTAGCAGAGTGAGCTGCTAGGATCCTCCTACATATAATGGCAATTCCAGAAATTCCCGTTAGTCCTTTTACTAGATTTCCAACACAAATCAGTCTGAAGACAAGTTTTTGGGTCCAATATAGCAGTATATTATTGGCTTGACAAAAAATGAGTTCGAAACCATTAAATGTTGGTATTACTTTCGCCTATCTATAAACATTTTTAtcctattttgataatttagcatagtcttaataaaaattattatatacttatattgCATGTgttttatatcaaaatctcgtaGGGGTGGAAACCTCCATTTACCTTCATCACACGTCCTCCTTGGACACTGCACTGCATCATCAATGTTGGTGTTATGATCATCAAGGTGAATAATGATGGAAGAAGTCTGAAGGAGAGGGGAACCATCGACAGAAGACTAGCAATAAACAGTTAGGCAGTTAGTTGTACAGGTGATGGCATATGCCATTTAAGTAGTTTGTAATTACTCTTGTACCCTTACTTAGCTAAAGCAATGTATTGAAATGCCCTTAAGTCTTAACCGACTTAACGTCTGTAGTGTGTATAAAAAGGGAGGTAGTCTCTGATGTAATTCattgaaaaagattaataaagtcatttttggagGAATTGATCCCTCGAAGATCAGAGTTGTGATCAATTTCTGAGTGTGTTCTTACAATTGGTACCAGAGCAGTTCGAATTTCTTGGAGAAACTTTTTTCTGATGGCTGAAGGAACACGTTTTAAAGAACTGGAAAAGTTGGTGGTGGGGTTACGTCAACACCAAGAACAGCAAGGGAAGAGCTTGGAGGATCATCAAGGAACATTGGAAGTACTGAGCTCCAAGATAGATGTTTTGCTGGATGCTGTTAATAATGGAAGAATAGGTCATCAACATGGTGGTGGCAGACAAGAAGAGATGAATAATGAGCAGATGAGAGGTATGCAATTTCGTTCGATCAAATTAGACTTTCCAAGATTTGATGGGACTAATCCTACGGGATAGATTTATAAAGTGAATCATTATTTTGCTTTATATCCTATGCCGGATGGACAAAAGATCTTAATGTCATCATTTTACATGGAGGGGAATGCTCTAATCTGGTTTCAAGATGCTGAGGAAACTGGAATTTTTGATTCTTGGAGTTCTTTTTATTGAAGCCTTACAGTTGAGGTTTGAGAATTCATCTTATGATGATCTCATGGAAGCTCTTACTCGACTCAAGCAAAGTTCAACAATAGCTGCTTATAATACCCAATTTGAGATGATATCTAATAGATTGAAGGGGTTATCTGAAAACTACAAATTGAGTGTGTTCTTGAGTGGATTGAAAGATGAAATAAGGCTGCCAGTGAGGATGCTTCATCTTCAGAATCTTAATTCTGCCTTTGGTCTTGCCAAGATTCAAGAGGAGTACAGTTGTAGTGTCTGTGGAGGGAGTAAAGGGGGAAGTTATCAAGCTTCCTATGTACCATTTCCTGTAGGAGGGAATGGATTTGACAGTAACGTTGCAAGGAAAGAAAATGTTGTAGTAGggagaaataataatttcaatgcATCATGGCCTGTGCATAAAGTGAGTCCAGcagaaatgaaagagagaagagagaagggtTTGTGCTATTTCTGTGATGAGAAATAGAACCCTAGTCACAAATGTAAAAGGGCCAAAGTATTTGTGATGGAAGGGATAGAATTAATTGCTGGAGAAGAAGTGCAAAGCTGTGAGTTGAGAGAGGATCTTTATAATATTGATGGGGTACCAGTACAATCTGAGATTCCTGAAATATCATTGCATGCCATTGCATGATCATTAAGCCCAAGAACCATGAGAATTCATGGTAAGGTCCTGAATTGTTCTGTGGTCATTCTTGTAGATACAAGTAGTACGCATAATTTCCTTGATCCCATGATTGCTAAGAAGGTGGGATTTAGAGATAAATGCTGGAAAACAAATTGAAGTGCGAGTGGCCAATAGAGAAAGGATGAGAAGTGAAGGAATGATTGAACAATTGCAGTTTCATATGCAAGGTAATATGTTcaatattgattttttcttaTTGCCTCTTGGGGGCTGTGATGTGGTAGTAGGAATGCATTGGTTGAGGACCTTGGGTCCTGTGTTGTGGGATTTTAATGGTCCACTATGTCCTTTGAGCAAGACAAGAAATCAATAACAATTAAAGGGATGAATGCTACTAAATTAGAATTAGTAGAGGATGTACAGATCTGTCAGTTAACAACAATTGAAAGGAAAGGCATGTTTTTACAGTTAATACAGCAGCAGCAGGTTATGGTTGAAGAAGCAGTTGATACTGGAATTCATAAACTTTTGGAAAGGTTTTCTGTAGTTTTTGAAGAACCAAAAAACTTGCCACCTAAGAGAAGCCATGATCACAAAATTAATCTCAAGGAGGGCACTATGCCTATTTCTGTGAGGCCATATAGATATCCCTTTATACAGAAGactgagattgaaaaaatagttaaagaGTTGCTGGAGGCAGGAGTAATAAGGTGTAGTCAATCTCCTTTTTCCTCACCTGTCATTTTAGTGAGGAAAGCTGATGGTTCTTGGCGTATGTGCATGGATTACAGAGCTTTAAATAGAGAAACTGTTAAAGATAAGTTTCCTATTCCTATGGTGGATGAGCTTCTTGATGAATTGTGTGGAGCTACCATTTTTTCTAAGCTAGATCTCAGATCTGGCTATCATCAGATTCGAGTAAGGGAAGCTGATATTGAGAGGACAGCATTTCGAACCCATCAAGGccattatgaatttttggttATGCCTTTTGGCTTAACCAATGCTCCTGCCACTTTTCAATCATTGATTAATGAGGTGTTTCAGCCATACTTAAGAGagtttgtgatagtttttttttatgatattttgatatatagTAAGAGTAAAGAAGATCACTTACAGCATTTAACTTTGGTATTTGAGATGTTAGCAAAACACACACTCTTTGCCTATAGAAGTAAATGCAGGTTTGGTTGTAAACAACTTGATTATCTTGGACATTTGGTGTCTGCTGAAGGAGTGCAGGCTGATCCATCCAAGATCAAGGCCATGGTTGAATGGCCTTTGCCTAGTTCCATTAAATCATTGAGATGGTTTCTTAGATTAACTGGGTACTATCGAAAGTTTGTAAAGAATTATGGATTAATTGCTGCCCCTCTTACTAATCTGCTTAAGAAGGATACAGTTAGGCAGTTAGTTGTACACGTGATGGCACATGCCATTTAAGTAGTCTGTAATTACTCTTGTACCCTTACTTAGCTAAAGCAATGTACTGAAATGCCCTTAAGTCTTAACCGACTTAACGTCTGTAGTGTGTATAAA encodes:
- the LOC121239527 gene encoding E3 UFM1-protein ligase 1 homolog isoform X1, whose translation is MDEELLELQRQFEFAQQAKSSIRLSDRNVVELVQKLQELRIIDFELLHTVSGKEYITPEQLRHEIVAEIKKLGRVSLIDIAVTTGVDLYHVEKQAQHVVSNDPSLMLIQGEIISQSYWDSVAEEINERLQECSQIALAELAAQLHVGSELITSVLEPRLGTVVKGRLEGGQLYTPAYVARVSAMVRGSARGITVPTNLSVSWSSLQKLLYEMDGASGVAIDISFFQSLFNGLVKEGEVLGSLRAGVHWMPNVFAIAQKECVDSFFSQNSFISYEALRKLGIPQPVPFLQSRYPEGMPLVTAFVHPSLIEMLDAATEDAFEHNSWIDSLSVLPASFGAQDAYKILSLCPSVQLALKSNRALIFGESYIFSNGFIKGVYDWMEKEMESFSVSGSSGIVLSDDSHLVNIARVGNDSGRVIESNETGNEPASSKQPIEKGPKKKKGKSAAESGSDNQEYVPTKSKKSQRKGKDSSSLPVSDSKPGAKKESVKIKEENLSVPSEEWVMHKIMTLVPDFEEQGIDDIEIILRPLAKHLRPMLINSWKERRKSLFTENAERLKRLLDNLQRKLDESFLNMQLYEKALDLFEDDQSTSVILHRHLLRATAAPIVDTLLHDLDIHNKLRNGVEVEEARNSESGSLSPGERSALAKSFPGSLSNMAFAVVDALEGKRVETFMDAFRALAEESGLVLKKLDKKLERTLLHSYRKDLTSQVSAETDPVSLLPKVISLLYIQIHHKALQAPGRAISVAVSRLKEKVDDSAYKILTDYQTATVTLLALISAATGNEEDDCSSDRILTKRELLENQMPALKGLVLSS
- the LOC121239527 gene encoding E3 UFM1-protein ligase 1 homolog isoform X2, whose translation is MDEELLELQRQFEFAQQAKSSIRLSDRNVVELVQKLQELRIIDFELLHTVSGKEYITPEQLRHEIVAEIKKLGRVSLIDIAVTTGVDLYHVEKQAQHVVSNDPSLMLIQGEIISQSYWDSVAEEINERLQECSQIALAELAAQLHVGSELITSVLEPRLGTVVKGRLEGGQLYTPAYVARVSAMVRGSARGITVPTNLSVSWSSLQKLLYEMDGASGVAIDISFFQSLFNGLVKEGEVLGSLRAGVHWMPNVFAIAQKECVDSFFSQNSFISYEALRKLGIPQPVPFLQSRYPEGMPLVTAFVHPSLIEMLDAATEDAFEHNSWIDSLSVLPASFGAQDAYKILSLCPSVQLALKSNRALIFGESYIFSNGFIKGVYDWMEKEMESFSVSGSSGIVLSDDSHLVNIARVGNDSGRVIESNETGNEPASSKQPIEKGPKKKKGKSAAESGSDNQEYVPTKSKKSQRKGKDSSSLPVSDSKPGAKKESVKIKEENLSVPSEEWVMHKIMTLVPDFEEQGIDDIEIILRPLAKHLRPMLINSWKERRKSLFTENAERLKRLLDNLQRKLDESFLNMQLYEKALDLFEDDQSTSVILHRHLLRATAAPIVDTLLHDLDIHNKLRNGVEVEEARNSESGSLSPGERSALAKSFPGSLSNMAFAVVDALEGKRVETFMDAFRALAEESGLVLKKLDKKLERTLLHSYRKDLTSQVSAETDPVSLLPKVISLLYIQIHHKALQAPGRAISVAVSRLKEKVDDSAYKILTDYQTATVTLLALISAATGNVLVSC